AGAATTCACCCTCTCACACATCTTACATATTTCAAACTTTGAAGTTagagtttttatatatatatattagtgctgtcaaaattatcGCGTTAATTGTTAAGATCAACGCGAAAtgtttaatgcattaaaaaaatttaacgctgattttttttttttattaatttcctgTAATCTAAGACCTTTAAATTCATGAGCACCTCTGGAGGAGGGGGCAACAGTGTGCTATGCTGGCGTTTGGCCTGACAGAAATGATTAGAAGAAGAAGTGACACCATGCTACTATCTAGCTAACACTAGCTAACACACGCAAGCATGGACGAGGGCGGACTTTTGGGTGGAAAGTTTCTCTTTAAGAAGTTGCCTGATGGCTTGTTGGACAAAACGAGagtaagatgcacaatttgCAAAGCTGAATTCAAGTACCACAGAAGCAGTTCATCACTGGCGTATCACCTGAGAGCAAAACACCCAACTGAATCCACCTCTACGGGACCTCGCCAGTCTACGCTTCAGGAGTATGGTGCTTGTGGACgaataacaaaaaatgtgagagaaaaggTAACCAATTCCTTGGTTGTTTGGATAGCTAAAAACTGCCGACCAGTTAGCATAGTAGAAGATGATGGACTGAGAGAAGTCATTCGTGCTGCATCAGGAGATGTGTGTTACAATCTGCCCTCGAGAGGAACCATTGTGTCGAGACTGCACACTTTGTATGGGGACCAGAGGGCTCGGCAGTCCAGCAAGCTTGTGCAAGTAAGGAATGTCGCTCTCACCGGAGACCACTGGACTTCGGTGAACAACGATAATTACTTGGGGGTCATGGCGCATTTTATTGATAACGACTGGACTATGCAATCGTTTGCACTAACAGTGAGTAAAACTGAAGAGAGACACTATGCTGAGGCGTGTGCTGACCATTTTCTGAATGTTGCAAACGAATGGAAAATCAAGGACAAGGTAACCACGCTTGGCACCTACAGTGCTCGTAACATGGTTGCAGCCGCCAGACTACTTCCATTTGAACACATGCCCTGCATGGCCCACATTCTGCAAAGAACGGTCACAGTTTCTCTTAATGACAGCGCATTTGAAAGGGCTCTGGCCAAATGTCGCAAGATTGTTGGACATTTTAAGCATAGTCCAGCAAACGCTCAGGAATTAAAGGCACAGCAAGCTGCACATGGACATCAAACAGAACCGCTTGTTCAGGACGTTCCAACA
This region of Maylandia zebra isolate NMK-2024a linkage group LG20, Mzebra_GT3a, whole genome shotgun sequence genomic DNA includes:
- the LOC143414293 gene encoding E3 SUMO-protein ligase ZBED1-like: MDEGGLLGGKFLFKKLPDGLLDKTRVRCTICKAEFKYHRSSSSLAYHLRAKHPTESTSTGPRQSTLQEYGACGRITKNVREKVTNSLVVWIAKNCRPVSIVEDDGLREVIRAASGDVCYNLPSRGTIVSRLHTLYGDQRARQSSKLVQVRNVALTGDHWTSVNNDNYLGVMAHFIDNDWTMQSFALTVSKTEERHYAEACADHFLNVANEWKIKDKVTTLGTYSARNMVAAARLLPFEHMPCMAHILQRTVTVSLNDSAFERALAKCRKIVGHFKHSPANAQELKAQQAAHGHQTEPLVQDVPTRWNSTLEMIKRIQRNKFGLTTILTQQNSKVTMLTDQELDRLQKLEELLEPCRIMKPSDDDPVYVLRFKKIFTTDLAQRRDSSNLTWLKIATALDPRFKDLKCLSKDERREVWASVHDLLMSETDTHQPSAQTTEEPSPKKSKMSICLLGSPDSDTEEEEDAIDCCLNLYKAEPKIDIGECPLQWWLKREGAHARLAPIARKYLSTPATTVPCERLFSLSGHIIQKKRASLSSDNVNRIVCLSNWLSAKKD